The following are from one region of the Candidatus Latescibacter sp. genome:
- a CDS encoding alpha/beta hydrolase family protein — translation MANTIKRRDILKGSIAMSAGAALPGNAYGAPDENPFPPKKIVMAKPDSYSPLTYLKKAAAETTPKFAFKAGTVQEAEAWRKNLRDALWDALGESHVPGTVNPQSRLLETKTFDAYIQQKWELDVVPGRSMPLYVLRPKSGPNAKKTVLCLHGHGNGARDIIGMPVNEEAGKLIRTINTDYALQVVKKGWCAVAPELFAFGERVDMVEDARPGFDGGCEKPFLNAVQIGKTLIGIRAKDICTVMDWLGYRKNEFDTTSLTCIGLSGGGMMTMYTAALDDRIKRALIAGYVTEASSSVLAIRHCSCNYVPRLGQYADFPDVAGLIAPRFLIVQTGKKDAIFPLESVQAAVKKITRVYRVYGKPNEIKLHAHDGFHSFWTPSLDELLV, via the coding sequence ATGGCAAACACAATCAAACGGCGCGATATTCTGAAAGGGAGCATTGCTATGTCGGCAGGCGCAGCACTTCCGGGGAATGCTTACGGCGCTCCTGATGAGAATCCGTTCCCACCGAAGAAAATCGTCATGGCAAAGCCGGACAGCTATTCGCCGCTTACCTATCTGAAAAAGGCGGCCGCGGAGACTACGCCGAAATTTGCATTCAAAGCCGGAACGGTTCAGGAAGCGGAGGCATGGCGGAAAAACCTCCGCGACGCGCTCTGGGATGCCCTAGGCGAAAGTCATGTCCCCGGGACTGTCAATCCGCAGTCACGGCTCCTCGAAACCAAAACCTTCGACGCCTACATCCAGCAGAAATGGGAGCTTGATGTTGTTCCCGGACGGTCGATGCCGCTCTATGTTCTCCGTCCAAAATCGGGCCCGAATGCGAAAAAAACCGTGCTCTGCCTGCACGGCCACGGGAACGGCGCCCGCGATATCATCGGCATGCCGGTGAACGAGGAGGCCGGGAAGCTCATCCGCACCATCAATACCGATTACGCCCTCCAGGTGGTGAAAAAGGGCTGGTGCGCGGTGGCGCCTGAGCTTTTTGCGTTCGGTGAGCGTGTGGATATGGTCGAGGATGCCCGTCCTGGTTTCGACGGCGGCTGCGAGAAGCCGTTCCTGAACGCCGTTCAGATCGGGAAAACCCTCATCGGCATCCGCGCCAAGGACATCTGCACAGTGATGGACTGGCTGGGATACCGGAAGAATGAGTTCGACACGACAAGCCTGACCTGCATCGGGCTTTCCGGCGGGGGAATGATGACCATGTACACCGCCGCGCTCGATGACCGTATTAAAAGGGCGCTCATAGCGGGATATGTCACCGAGGCTTCCAGCTCCGTTCTGGCCATCCGCCACTGCAGTTGCAACTACGTGCCGCGCCTGGGGCAGTATGCCGATTTCCCCGATGTTGCTGGATTGATCGCGCCGCGGTTTCTCATCGTACAAACCGGGAAAAAGGATGCCATCTTTCCCCTGGAGAGCGTGCAGGCCGCAGTTAAAAAAATCACCAGGGTTTACCGGGTGTACGGAAAACCGAACGAAATCAAGCTCCATGCCCATGACGGTTTTCATTCTTTCTGGACGCCTTCTTTGGATGAATTATTGGTGTAA